A single Oncorhynchus kisutch isolate 150728-3 linkage group LG19, Okis_V2, whole genome shotgun sequence DNA region contains:
- the LOC109864659 gene encoding E3 ubiquitin-protein ligase BRE1A isoform X1, whose amino-acid sequence MSGQKRMCDSNISSSSSSAPPEKRREREGGEDGGPGVSSTAGGSTAVETVIKLGGVSNSEEQDVKALQVKNRKLGESLDQRQVIEDELRERIERLETRQATDDASLLILNRYWNQFDDNVCLIGRRYDESGSESVETPAGEGRSLKPDTPEPDGDSNQERAKDRGHQGETTTSFLATLASSSSEEMEAELQERVESSQKQANRVVEIYDSLKTTVEQLKKDQDSGAEGSVWQVAAQLNTLLSSENDRLRQLTEDLQQKHSHMTSESRSLGRAVARADTRVSELQGLIEELQWDMEKIRRRENRLNTHLGEILERVNSKGYKVCGEASSVCGTITINKRKFEEMNSELEENRELAENRLSELQRRQQDLQTFNQENNNMKVSLQSLTQGLGRQNPMALSPNPAIGLAEVPRPYSAIQTSQMKVELLSRAEGVVRESSEYRCLQSQFSVLYNESVGLKSQLDETRTRLNTTRTARLRQLEHMENDEVSLQRKVRTEVFQLEDTLAQVRKEYEMLRIEFEQTLAANEQAGPINREMRHLISTLQTHNQHMKGEVVKYKLTLREAQTDLSQARTTKGSAILQSQSSTELDLKEETTSPLTPAASADVTIKMESDNGSATPTSTSTSVKTEPGTETEGEIKEEEKEKEVKKEKEKERERERERPTRGGGGTEEKEKAGTSNQLEEVAPERTFVIGGPKRKEVEQLKIVRAELKKAQESQREMKLLLDMYRSAPKEQRDKVQLMAAEKKAKSEAEELKQRLRDLEERERREGKKMADEEALRKICSVEEQINILNKKLSLAKQEEDALLSEMDVTGQAFEDMQEQNIRLMQQLREKDDANFKLMSERIKSNQIHKLLKEEKEELADQLLTLKTQVDAQLQVVRKLEEKERLLQGTIGTAERELALRTQALDMNKRKTQESTVLSEEVRSQLDQVQQRLGTVREEVIENSISKEKQSFNARRAQEDISKLRRKIEKAKKPAETVRNGDDILNEEINDYKARLTCPCCNSRVKDAVLTKCFHVFCFECVKTRYDTRQRKCPKCNAAFGANDFHRIYIE is encoded by the exons ATGTCGGGACAGAAGCGTATGTGTGACTCCAAcatctcctcttcatcctccagtGCGCCCCCCGAGAAacggagggagcgagagggaggagaggatgggggtcCAGGGGTCAGCTCTACTGCAGGAGGGAGCACTGCTGTGGAAACAGTCATCAAACTCGGGGGGGTTTCAAACTCG GAAGAACAGGATGTCAAAGCTCTCCAGGTGAAGAATAGGAAGTTGGGAGAATCCCTCGATCAGAGACAG GTGATTGAggatgagctgagagagagaatcGAGAGACTGGAGACTCGTCAAGCTACTGATGACGCAAGCCTACTGATCCTGAACAGATACTGGAATCAG TTTGACGACAATGTGTGCCTGATTGGAAGGCGCTACGATGAGTCAGGGAGCGAGTCTGTGGAAACCCCGGCTGGAGAGGGGCGGAGCCTCAAGCCTGACACCCCAGAACCCGACGGCGACTCCAACCAGGAGAGAGCCAAAGACCGAG GCCACCAGGGGGAGACGACCACATCTTTCCTGGCGACGCTggccagcagcagcagtgagGAGATGGAGGCAGAGCTGCAAGAGAGGGTGGAGTCCAGCCAGAAGCAGGCCAACCGCGTGGTGGAGATCTACGACAGCCTGAAGACCACCGTGGAGCAGCTAAAGAAGGACCAGGACTCTGGAGCAG AGGGCTCCGTGTGGCAGGTCGCCGCCCAGCTCAACACCCTCCTCTCCAGTGAGAATGACCGGCTGCGTCAGCTGACTGAGGACCTTCAGCAGAAGCACAGTCACATGACTAGCGAG TCTCGTTCTCTGGGCAGGGCAGTGGCGAGGGCAGACACGCGGGTCAGTGAGCTGCAGGGCCTCATCGAGGAGCTCCAGTGGGACATGGAGAAGATCCGACGCAGAGAGAACCGCCTCAACACACACCTGGGAGAAATCCTGGAGAGG GTAAACAGTAAAGGCTACAAGGTGTGTGGGGAGGCCAGCAGTGTGTGTGGAACCATTACCATCAACAAGAGAAAG ttTGAGGAGATGAACAGTGAGTTGGAGGAGAACAGGGAGCTGGCGGAGAACCGTCTGAGCGAGCTGCAGCGGCGGCAGCAGGACCTGCAGACGTTTAACCAGGAGAACAACAACATGAAGGTGAGCCTGCAGAGCCTGACCCAGGGCCTGGGCCGCCAGAATCCTATGGCTCTCTCCCCCAACCCAGCCATTGGATTAGCTGAGGTCCCACGTCCTTATTCAGCCATCCAAACCAGTCAAATGAAG gtggagTTGTTGAGTCGTGCTGAGGGGGTGGTGAGGGAGAGCTCAGAGTACCGCTGTCTCCAGTCCCAATTCTCTGTCCTCTACAACGAGTCTGTGGGCCTCAAGTCTCAGCTGGACGAGACGCGCACACGCCTCAACACCACCAGGACGGCACGCCTCCGACAGCTAGAACACatggag AATGACGAAGTGTCTCTCCAGAGGAAGGTGCGTACTGAGGTGTTCCAGCTAGAGGACACTCTGGCCCAGGTCAGGAAGGAGTATGAGATGCTCCGGATCGAATTTGAACAGACCCTCGCTGCCAACGAACAAGCAG gTCCTATCAACAGGGAGATGCGTCACCTGATCAGTACCCTGCAGACACACAACCAGCATATGAAGGGAGAGGTTGTGAAATACAAACTGACACTCAGAGAGGCACAGACTGACCTCAGCCAG GCTCGTACTACGAAGGGCAGTGCTATCCTTCAATCACAATCCAGTACGGAGCTGGACCTGAAGGAAGAGACCACCTCCCCCCTGACGCCCGCTGCCTCTGCTGATGTCACCATCAAGATGGAGTCTGACAATGGTTCAGCCACGCCCACCAGCACTA gtaccTCAGTGAAGACAGAGCctgggacagaaacagagggagaaatcaaagaggaggagaaagaaaaagaggtgaagaaagagaaggaaaaggaacgagagagggagagagagaggccaaccCGTGGAGGGGGTGGGAccgaggagaaggagaaggctgGGACCAGCAACCAATTGGAAGAGGTTGCTCCGGAGCGCACGTTTGTGATTGGAGGACCGAAGAGGAAGGAGGTGGAGCAACTGAAAATTGTCCGGGCAGAGCTAAA GAAAGCCCAGGAGTCTCAGAGGGAGATGAAGCTACTGCTGGATATGTACCGCTCCGCGCCCAAAGAGCAGAGGGACAAAGTCCAGCTCATGGCCGCTGAGAAGAAGGCCAAGTCAGAG GCAGAGGAGCTGAAGCAGCGTCTAAGGgatctggaggagagggagaggagggaggggaagaagatGGCTGATGAGGAGGCACTCCGGAAGATCTGCTCTGTCGAGGAACAAATCAACATCCTCAACAAGAAGCTCTCCCTGGCCAagcag gAGGAGGATGCGTTGCTGAGTGAGATGGACGTGACGGGCCAGGCCTTTGAGGACATGCAGGAGCAGAACATCCGGCTGATGCAGCAGCTCAGGGAGAAGGACGACGCCAACTTCAAGCTGATGTCGGAACGCATCAAGTCCAACCAGATCCACAAGCTGCtcaaggaagagaaggaggagctCGCCGACCAGCTGCTCACGCTCAAAACGCAG GTGGATGCCCAGCTGCAGGTGGTGAGGAAGCTGGAGGAGAAGGAGCGCCTCCTCCAGGGCACCATCGGTACTGCAGAGAGAGAGCTGGCTCTGAGGACACAAGCTCTGGACATGAACAAACGCAAG accCAGGAGTCAACGGTGCTGTCGGAGGAGGTGCGTAGTCAGCTGGACCAGGTGCAGCAGAGACTGGGCACCGTCAGGGAGGAGGTCATTGAGAACAGCATCTCCAAAGAGAAGCAGTCCTTTAATGCACGCCGCGCACAG GAGGACATCTCCAAACTGCGGAGGAAGATCGAGAAGGCCAAGAAACCCGCAGAGACCGTCCGCAACGGCGATGACATCCTCAATGAGGAAATCAACGATTACAAG gcTCGTCTGACCTGCCCGTGCTGTAACTCCCGGGTAAAGGACGCCGTCCTGACCAAGTGTTTCCACGTCTTCTGCTTCGAGTGCGTCAAGACACGCTACGACACGCGCCAGAGGAAGTGCCCCAAGTGCAACGCCGCCTTCGGCGCCAACGACTTCCACCGCATCTACATcgaatag
- the LOC109864659 gene encoding E3 ubiquitin-protein ligase BRE1A isoform X3, translated as MSGQKRMCDSNISSSSSSAPPEKRREREGGEDGGPGVSSTAGGSTAVETVIKLGGVSNSEEQDVKALQVKNRKLGESLDQRQVIEDELRERIERLETRQATDDASLLILNRYWNQFDDNVCLIGRRYDESGSESVETPAGEGRSLKPDTPEPDGDSNQERAKDRGHQGETTTSFLATLASSSSEEMEAELQERVESSQKQANRVVEIYDSLKTTVEQLKKDQDSGAEGSVWQVAAQLNTLLSSENDRLRQLTEDLQQKHSHMTSESRSLGRAVARADTRVSELQGLIEELQWDMEKIRRRENRLNTHLGEILERVNSKGYKVCGEASSVCGTITINKRKFEEMNSELEENRELAENRLSELQRRQQDLQTFNQENNNMKVELLSRAEGVVRESSEYRCLQSQFSVLYNESVGLKSQLDETRTRLNTTRTARLRQLEHMENDEVSLQRKVRTEVFQLEDTLAQVRKEYEMLRIEFEQTLAANEQAGPINREMRHLISTLQTHNQHMKGEVVKYKLTLREAQTDLSQARTTKGSAILQSQSSTELDLKEETTSPLTPAASADVTIKMESDNGSATPTSTSTSVKTEPGTETEGEIKEEEKEKEVKKEKEKERERERERPTRGGGGTEEKEKAGTSNQLEEVAPERTFVIGGPKRKEVEQLKIVRAELKKAQESQREMKLLLDMYRSAPKEQRDKVQLMAAEKKAKSEAEELKQRLRDLEERERREGKKMADEEALRKICSVEEQINILNKKLSLAKQEEDALLSEMDVTGQAFEDMQEQNIRLMQQLREKDDANFKLMSERIKSNQIHKLLKEEKEELADQLLTLKTQVDAQLQVVRKLEEKERLLQGTIGTAERELALRTQALDMNKRKTQESTVLSEEVRSQLDQVQQRLGTVREEVIENSISKEKQSFNARRAQEDISKLRRKIEKAKKPAETVRNGDDILNEEINDYKARLTCPCCNSRVKDAVLTKCFHVFCFECVKTRYDTRQRKCPKCNAAFGANDFHRIYIE; from the exons ATGTCGGGACAGAAGCGTATGTGTGACTCCAAcatctcctcttcatcctccagtGCGCCCCCCGAGAAacggagggagcgagagggaggagaggatgggggtcCAGGGGTCAGCTCTACTGCAGGAGGGAGCACTGCTGTGGAAACAGTCATCAAACTCGGGGGGGTTTCAAACTCG GAAGAACAGGATGTCAAAGCTCTCCAGGTGAAGAATAGGAAGTTGGGAGAATCCCTCGATCAGAGACAG GTGATTGAggatgagctgagagagagaatcGAGAGACTGGAGACTCGTCAAGCTACTGATGACGCAAGCCTACTGATCCTGAACAGATACTGGAATCAG TTTGACGACAATGTGTGCCTGATTGGAAGGCGCTACGATGAGTCAGGGAGCGAGTCTGTGGAAACCCCGGCTGGAGAGGGGCGGAGCCTCAAGCCTGACACCCCAGAACCCGACGGCGACTCCAACCAGGAGAGAGCCAAAGACCGAG GCCACCAGGGGGAGACGACCACATCTTTCCTGGCGACGCTggccagcagcagcagtgagGAGATGGAGGCAGAGCTGCAAGAGAGGGTGGAGTCCAGCCAGAAGCAGGCCAACCGCGTGGTGGAGATCTACGACAGCCTGAAGACCACCGTGGAGCAGCTAAAGAAGGACCAGGACTCTGGAGCAG AGGGCTCCGTGTGGCAGGTCGCCGCCCAGCTCAACACCCTCCTCTCCAGTGAGAATGACCGGCTGCGTCAGCTGACTGAGGACCTTCAGCAGAAGCACAGTCACATGACTAGCGAG TCTCGTTCTCTGGGCAGGGCAGTGGCGAGGGCAGACACGCGGGTCAGTGAGCTGCAGGGCCTCATCGAGGAGCTCCAGTGGGACATGGAGAAGATCCGACGCAGAGAGAACCGCCTCAACACACACCTGGGAGAAATCCTGGAGAGG GTAAACAGTAAAGGCTACAAGGTGTGTGGGGAGGCCAGCAGTGTGTGTGGAACCATTACCATCAACAAGAGAAAG ttTGAGGAGATGAACAGTGAGTTGGAGGAGAACAGGGAGCTGGCGGAGAACCGTCTGAGCGAGCTGCAGCGGCGGCAGCAGGACCTGCAGACGTTTAACCAGGAGAACAACAACATGAAG gtggagTTGTTGAGTCGTGCTGAGGGGGTGGTGAGGGAGAGCTCAGAGTACCGCTGTCTCCAGTCCCAATTCTCTGTCCTCTACAACGAGTCTGTGGGCCTCAAGTCTCAGCTGGACGAGACGCGCACACGCCTCAACACCACCAGGACGGCACGCCTCCGACAGCTAGAACACatggag AATGACGAAGTGTCTCTCCAGAGGAAGGTGCGTACTGAGGTGTTCCAGCTAGAGGACACTCTGGCCCAGGTCAGGAAGGAGTATGAGATGCTCCGGATCGAATTTGAACAGACCCTCGCTGCCAACGAACAAGCAG gTCCTATCAACAGGGAGATGCGTCACCTGATCAGTACCCTGCAGACACACAACCAGCATATGAAGGGAGAGGTTGTGAAATACAAACTGACACTCAGAGAGGCACAGACTGACCTCAGCCAG GCTCGTACTACGAAGGGCAGTGCTATCCTTCAATCACAATCCAGTACGGAGCTGGACCTGAAGGAAGAGACCACCTCCCCCCTGACGCCCGCTGCCTCTGCTGATGTCACCATCAAGATGGAGTCTGACAATGGTTCAGCCACGCCCACCAGCACTA gtaccTCAGTGAAGACAGAGCctgggacagaaacagagggagaaatcaaagaggaggagaaagaaaaagaggtgaagaaagagaaggaaaaggaacgagagagggagagagagaggccaaccCGTGGAGGGGGTGGGAccgaggagaaggagaaggctgGGACCAGCAACCAATTGGAAGAGGTTGCTCCGGAGCGCACGTTTGTGATTGGAGGACCGAAGAGGAAGGAGGTGGAGCAACTGAAAATTGTCCGGGCAGAGCTAAA GAAAGCCCAGGAGTCTCAGAGGGAGATGAAGCTACTGCTGGATATGTACCGCTCCGCGCCCAAAGAGCAGAGGGACAAAGTCCAGCTCATGGCCGCTGAGAAGAAGGCCAAGTCAGAG GCAGAGGAGCTGAAGCAGCGTCTAAGGgatctggaggagagggagaggagggaggggaagaagatGGCTGATGAGGAGGCACTCCGGAAGATCTGCTCTGTCGAGGAACAAATCAACATCCTCAACAAGAAGCTCTCCCTGGCCAagcag gAGGAGGATGCGTTGCTGAGTGAGATGGACGTGACGGGCCAGGCCTTTGAGGACATGCAGGAGCAGAACATCCGGCTGATGCAGCAGCTCAGGGAGAAGGACGACGCCAACTTCAAGCTGATGTCGGAACGCATCAAGTCCAACCAGATCCACAAGCTGCtcaaggaagagaaggaggagctCGCCGACCAGCTGCTCACGCTCAAAACGCAG GTGGATGCCCAGCTGCAGGTGGTGAGGAAGCTGGAGGAGAAGGAGCGCCTCCTCCAGGGCACCATCGGTACTGCAGAGAGAGAGCTGGCTCTGAGGACACAAGCTCTGGACATGAACAAACGCAAG accCAGGAGTCAACGGTGCTGTCGGAGGAGGTGCGTAGTCAGCTGGACCAGGTGCAGCAGAGACTGGGCACCGTCAGGGAGGAGGTCATTGAGAACAGCATCTCCAAAGAGAAGCAGTCCTTTAATGCACGCCGCGCACAG GAGGACATCTCCAAACTGCGGAGGAAGATCGAGAAGGCCAAGAAACCCGCAGAGACCGTCCGCAACGGCGATGACATCCTCAATGAGGAAATCAACGATTACAAG gcTCGTCTGACCTGCCCGTGCTGTAACTCCCGGGTAAAGGACGCCGTCCTGACCAAGTGTTTCCACGTCTTCTGCTTCGAGTGCGTCAAGACACGCTACGACACGCGCCAGAGGAAGTGCCCCAAGTGCAACGCCGCCTTCGGCGCCAACGACTTCCACCGCATCTACATcgaatag
- the LOC109864659 gene encoding E3 ubiquitin-protein ligase BRE1A isoform X2: protein MSGQKRMCDSNISSSSSSAPPEKRREREGGEDGGPGVSSTAGGSTAVETVIKLGGVSNSEEQDVKALQVKNRKLGESLDQRQVIEDELRERIERLETRQATDDASLLILNRYWNQFDDNVCLIGRRYDESGSESVETPAGEGRSLKPDTPEPDGDSNQERAKDRGHQGETTTSFLATLASSSSEEMEAELQERVESSQKQANRVVEIYDSLKTTVEQLKKDQDSGAEGSVWQVAAQLNTLLSSENDRLRQLTEDLQQKHSHMTSESRSLGRAVARADTRVSELQGLIEELQWDMEKIRRRENRLNTHLGEILERVNSKGYKVCGEASSVCGTITINKRKFEEMNSELEENRELAENRLSELQRRQQDLQTFNQENNNMKVSLQSLTQGLGRQNPMALSPNPAIGLAEVPRPYSAIQTSQMKVELLSRAEGVVRESSEYRCLQSQFSVLYNESVGLKSQLDETRTRLNTTRTARLRQLEHMENDEVSLQRKVRTEVFQLEDTLAQVRKEYEMLRIEFEQTLAANEQAGPINREMRHLISTLQTHNQHMKGEVVKYKLTLREAQTDLSQARTTKGSAILQSQSSTELDLKEETTSPLTPAASADVTIKMESDNGSATPTSTSTSVKTEPGTETEGEIKEEEKEKEVKKEKEKERERERERPTRGGGGTEEKEKAGTSNQLEEVAPERTFVIGGPKRKEVEQLKIVRAELKKAQESQREMKLLLDMYRSAPKEQRDKVQLMAAEKKAKSEAEELKQRLRDLEERERREGKKMADEEALRKICSVEEQINILNKKLSLAKQEDALLSEMDVTGQAFEDMQEQNIRLMQQLREKDDANFKLMSERIKSNQIHKLLKEEKEELADQLLTLKTQVDAQLQVVRKLEEKERLLQGTIGTAERELALRTQALDMNKRKTQESTVLSEEVRSQLDQVQQRLGTVREEVIENSISKEKQSFNARRAQEDISKLRRKIEKAKKPAETVRNGDDILNEEINDYKARLTCPCCNSRVKDAVLTKCFHVFCFECVKTRYDTRQRKCPKCNAAFGANDFHRIYIE from the exons ATGTCGGGACAGAAGCGTATGTGTGACTCCAAcatctcctcttcatcctccagtGCGCCCCCCGAGAAacggagggagcgagagggaggagaggatgggggtcCAGGGGTCAGCTCTACTGCAGGAGGGAGCACTGCTGTGGAAACAGTCATCAAACTCGGGGGGGTTTCAAACTCG GAAGAACAGGATGTCAAAGCTCTCCAGGTGAAGAATAGGAAGTTGGGAGAATCCCTCGATCAGAGACAG GTGATTGAggatgagctgagagagagaatcGAGAGACTGGAGACTCGTCAAGCTACTGATGACGCAAGCCTACTGATCCTGAACAGATACTGGAATCAG TTTGACGACAATGTGTGCCTGATTGGAAGGCGCTACGATGAGTCAGGGAGCGAGTCTGTGGAAACCCCGGCTGGAGAGGGGCGGAGCCTCAAGCCTGACACCCCAGAACCCGACGGCGACTCCAACCAGGAGAGAGCCAAAGACCGAG GCCACCAGGGGGAGACGACCACATCTTTCCTGGCGACGCTggccagcagcagcagtgagGAGATGGAGGCAGAGCTGCAAGAGAGGGTGGAGTCCAGCCAGAAGCAGGCCAACCGCGTGGTGGAGATCTACGACAGCCTGAAGACCACCGTGGAGCAGCTAAAGAAGGACCAGGACTCTGGAGCAG AGGGCTCCGTGTGGCAGGTCGCCGCCCAGCTCAACACCCTCCTCTCCAGTGAGAATGACCGGCTGCGTCAGCTGACTGAGGACCTTCAGCAGAAGCACAGTCACATGACTAGCGAG TCTCGTTCTCTGGGCAGGGCAGTGGCGAGGGCAGACACGCGGGTCAGTGAGCTGCAGGGCCTCATCGAGGAGCTCCAGTGGGACATGGAGAAGATCCGACGCAGAGAGAACCGCCTCAACACACACCTGGGAGAAATCCTGGAGAGG GTAAACAGTAAAGGCTACAAGGTGTGTGGGGAGGCCAGCAGTGTGTGTGGAACCATTACCATCAACAAGAGAAAG ttTGAGGAGATGAACAGTGAGTTGGAGGAGAACAGGGAGCTGGCGGAGAACCGTCTGAGCGAGCTGCAGCGGCGGCAGCAGGACCTGCAGACGTTTAACCAGGAGAACAACAACATGAAGGTGAGCCTGCAGAGCCTGACCCAGGGCCTGGGCCGCCAGAATCCTATGGCTCTCTCCCCCAACCCAGCCATTGGATTAGCTGAGGTCCCACGTCCTTATTCAGCCATCCAAACCAGTCAAATGAAG gtggagTTGTTGAGTCGTGCTGAGGGGGTGGTGAGGGAGAGCTCAGAGTACCGCTGTCTCCAGTCCCAATTCTCTGTCCTCTACAACGAGTCTGTGGGCCTCAAGTCTCAGCTGGACGAGACGCGCACACGCCTCAACACCACCAGGACGGCACGCCTCCGACAGCTAGAACACatggag AATGACGAAGTGTCTCTCCAGAGGAAGGTGCGTACTGAGGTGTTCCAGCTAGAGGACACTCTGGCCCAGGTCAGGAAGGAGTATGAGATGCTCCGGATCGAATTTGAACAGACCCTCGCTGCCAACGAACAAGCAG gTCCTATCAACAGGGAGATGCGTCACCTGATCAGTACCCTGCAGACACACAACCAGCATATGAAGGGAGAGGTTGTGAAATACAAACTGACACTCAGAGAGGCACAGACTGACCTCAGCCAG GCTCGTACTACGAAGGGCAGTGCTATCCTTCAATCACAATCCAGTACGGAGCTGGACCTGAAGGAAGAGACCACCTCCCCCCTGACGCCCGCTGCCTCTGCTGATGTCACCATCAAGATGGAGTCTGACAATGGTTCAGCCACGCCCACCAGCACTA gtaccTCAGTGAAGACAGAGCctgggacagaaacagagggagaaatcaaagaggaggagaaagaaaaagaggtgaagaaagagaaggaaaaggaacgagagagggagagagagaggccaaccCGTGGAGGGGGTGGGAccgaggagaaggagaaggctgGGACCAGCAACCAATTGGAAGAGGTTGCTCCGGAGCGCACGTTTGTGATTGGAGGACCGAAGAGGAAGGAGGTGGAGCAACTGAAAATTGTCCGGGCAGAGCTAAA GAAAGCCCAGGAGTCTCAGAGGGAGATGAAGCTACTGCTGGATATGTACCGCTCCGCGCCCAAAGAGCAGAGGGACAAAGTCCAGCTCATGGCCGCTGAGAAGAAGGCCAAGTCAGAG GCAGAGGAGCTGAAGCAGCGTCTAAGGgatctggaggagagggagaggagggaggggaagaagatGGCTGATGAGGAGGCACTCCGGAAGATCTGCTCTGTCGAGGAACAAATCAACATCCTCAACAAGAAGCTCTCCCTGGCCAagcag GAGGATGCGTTGCTGAGTGAGATGGACGTGACGGGCCAGGCCTTTGAGGACATGCAGGAGCAGAACATCCGGCTGATGCAGCAGCTCAGGGAGAAGGACGACGCCAACTTCAAGCTGATGTCGGAACGCATCAAGTCCAACCAGATCCACAAGCTGCtcaaggaagagaaggaggagctCGCCGACCAGCTGCTCACGCTCAAAACGCAG GTGGATGCCCAGCTGCAGGTGGTGAGGAAGCTGGAGGAGAAGGAGCGCCTCCTCCAGGGCACCATCGGTACTGCAGAGAGAGAGCTGGCTCTGAGGACACAAGCTCTGGACATGAACAAACGCAAG accCAGGAGTCAACGGTGCTGTCGGAGGAGGTGCGTAGTCAGCTGGACCAGGTGCAGCAGAGACTGGGCACCGTCAGGGAGGAGGTCATTGAGAACAGCATCTCCAAAGAGAAGCAGTCCTTTAATGCACGCCGCGCACAG GAGGACATCTCCAAACTGCGGAGGAAGATCGAGAAGGCCAAGAAACCCGCAGAGACCGTCCGCAACGGCGATGACATCCTCAATGAGGAAATCAACGATTACAAG gcTCGTCTGACCTGCCCGTGCTGTAACTCCCGGGTAAAGGACGCCGTCCTGACCAAGTGTTTCCACGTCTTCTGCTTCGAGTGCGTCAAGACACGCTACGACACGCGCCAGAGGAAGTGCCCCAAGTGCAACGCCGCCTTCGGCGCCAACGACTTCCACCGCATCTACATcgaatag